Proteins encoded in a region of the Anguilla rostrata isolate EN2019 unplaced genomic scaffold, ASM1855537v3 scaf1191, whole genome shotgun sequence genome:
- the LOC135247284 gene encoding zinc-binding protein A33-like has protein sequence MTWGVFCCSFSKSESETIRLRDGVCKMEAKPLIPEDELCCSVCCDIFKEPVVLKCSHSFCRECLKQYWEEKGSRECPICRRKASVDDPLVNLALRSIVESYLKQKTERETTDKSDARCSLHGEKLLLFCEHDKEPLCLVCQTSKKHRNHPVCPVEEAVLELKEELKPALNLIKEKLKRFTEVEQECKESAEHIKSQAQHTERQIKAEFEKLHQFLREEEEARLAALREEDEQKSQIMKEKIENITGQISTLTDKITAIEKAMDTEDTSLLQSYKNIKERAQCTLQDPELLSGALIDVAKHLGNLKFRVWEKMLGVVQYTPVVLDPNTATPWLSLSDDLTTVSDTDTDQKYPDNPERFSMCLNVLGSEGFTSGKHSWEVKVGNKPEWDIGVMKESICRKGRLTYTPKRGFWVLMLRNGDAYSASGVAALTLKRKPQSIRVQLDYDRGEVSFFDSSDTSLIYTFRDTFTERVFPYFSPCLKKDKNEEPLQICPVKISIKVMSNQ, from the exons ATGACATGGGGTGTGTTCTGTTGTAGTTTCAgcaaaagtgaaagtgaaactaTCAGACTGAGAGACGGCGTCTGTAAAATGGAGGCTAAACCTTTGATTCCTGAGGATGAGCTCTGTTGCTCTgtatgttgtgatatttttaaagagcctgTTGTCCTGAAATGCAGCCACAGCTTCTGCAGAGAGTGTCTGAAGCAGTACTGGGAAGAGAAGGGCTCTCGAGAGTGTCCCATCTGCAGGAGAAAGGCCTCTGTGGATGATCCTCTGGTAAACCTGGCCTTAAGAAGCATTGTGGAGTCCTACTTAAAGcagaagactgagagagaaactacCGACAAGAGTGATGCTCGCTGCAGTCTTCATGGGGAGAAACTTCTATTATTCTGTGAACATGACaaagagcctctctgtctcgtctgtcagacttcaaaaaaacacagaaaccacccGGTCTGTCCAGTGGAAGAGGCTGTTCTGGAGCTGAAG GAGGAACTCAAGCCTGCACTTAatcttattaaagaaaaactgaagaggTTTACTGAGGTTGAACAAGAATGTAAGGAATCAGCTGAACACATCAAG AgtcaggcccagcacacagagaggcagataaaggcagagtttgagaagctccaccagttcctgcgagaggaagaggaggccagacTAGCTGCTCTGAGGGAGGAAGATGAGCAGAAGAGTCAGATCATGAAGGAGAAGATAGAAAACATCACAGGACAAATCTCCACTCTTACAGACAAAATCACAGCTATAGAGAAGGCCATGGACACTGAAGACACCTCCTTGTTACAG agctaCAAGAACATCAAGGAAAG agcccagtgcacactgcaggatccagagctgctctcaggggcactgatagatgtggccaaacacctgggcaacctgaagttcagagtctgggagaagatgctgggggtggtgcagtaca ctcctgtggtgctggaccccaacactgcaaccccctggctctctctctctgatgatctGACCACTGTGAGTGACACAGATACAGACCAGAAATATCCTGACAACCCAGAGAGGTTTAgcatgtgtttgaatgtgctgGGATCTGAGGGGTTTACCTcagggaaacacagctgggaggtgaAGGTTGGGAATAAACCTGAGTGGGATATAGGAGTGATGAAAGAGTCCATCTGTAGGAAGGGACGTCTAACATACACCCCAAagagaggattctgggtctTAATGCTGAGGAATGGTGATGCTTATAGTGCATCTGGAGTTGCTGCCCTCACACTGAAGAGGAAGCCCCAGagcatcagagtgcagctggactatgacaggggggaggtgtcctTCTTCGACTCCAGTGACACGTCACTCATTTACACTTTTAGAGACACATTTACTGAGAGAGTGTTTCCGTACTTCTCTCCCTGTTTGAAAAAAGATAAGAATGAAGAACCGCTGCAAATATGCCCAGTGAAAATCTCCATAAAAGTAATGTCAAACCAGTGA